The following coding sequences are from one Halorubrum sp. BOL3-1 window:
- a CDS encoding ISH3 family transposase, translated as MSTTQQADGEIHEDQLLNFLVNRLDEEVSLSLANNAEITAEDIYEVLVGACADGTSVSTLCASSQNAPAANTVLYHLRTKLEPDRLERVANTLLRKDLDELLPEQVEVCADLHLRPYYGDEDDTDGLYHSVAKRGTTAFHAYATLYARVKNKRYTLAVRRLKDGDTASSVLAEFFGVLDGLDTEVKAVYLDRGFYDSKCLTLLQAHNYAYVIPIIRWGETIQQELSEGWSRVIQHDLTGKLDGHSWTVEFPVYIDCTYLNGKYDENGVARHGYAADAPFIDSPRDARYHYSKRFGIESSYRLFEQAIAITTTRDPTVRLLYVVVSLLLQNVWRYLHYEYVATPRRGGRRLWWWPYKEFVNMVRRAAWTALAVRRAVPANRPPDDRFHR; from the coding sequence GTGTCTACGACCCAGCAAGCAGACGGTGAGATTCACGAGGACCAGCTTCTTAACTTTCTCGTCAACCGCCTTGACGAGGAAGTTTCGCTTTCCTTAGCCAATAACGCTGAAATCACTGCTGAGGACATCTATGAGGTCCTCGTCGGCGCGTGCGCCGACGGGACCTCTGTCTCTACACTCTGTGCGTCGAGCCAGAACGCACCCGCTGCGAACACGGTTCTCTACCATCTCCGGACGAAGCTCGAGCCGGATCGGCTCGAACGAGTCGCTAACACGCTCCTCCGGAAGGATCTCGATGAACTGCTCCCCGAGCAGGTGGAGGTCTGCGCGGACCTCCACCTGCGGCCCTACTACGGTGACGAAGACGACACAGACGGCCTCTATCACTCGGTAGCGAAGCGTGGAACCACTGCGTTCCATGCCTACGCCACACTCTACGCGCGTGTGAAGAACAAACGCTACACGCTGGCGGTACGCCGTCTCAAAGACGGCGATACCGCCAGCAGTGTCCTCGCTGAGTTCTTCGGTGTCCTCGACGGCCTTGACACCGAGGTCAAGGCCGTCTACCTTGATCGCGGATTCTACGACAGCAAGTGTCTCACGCTGCTTCAGGCGCACAATTACGCGTACGTGATCCCGATCATCCGGTGGGGAGAGACGATTCAGCAAGAGCTCTCGGAAGGGTGGAGTCGCGTCATTCAGCATGATCTGACGGGGAAACTCGACGGTCACAGCTGGACCGTCGAGTTTCCCGTCTACATCGACTGTACGTACCTAAACGGGAAGTACGACGAGAACGGCGTGGCGCGTCACGGCTATGCCGCTGACGCGCCGTTTATTGACTCACCACGCGACGCTCGATACCACTACAGCAAGCGGTTCGGTATCGAATCAAGCTATCGCTTGTTCGAGCAAGCGATAGCGATAACGACAACACGAGATCCAACGGTACGGCTGTTGTACGTCGTGGTGAGTCTCCTCTTACAGAACGTCTGGCGGTACCTTCACTACGAATATGTGGCGACGCCCCGCCGAGGCGGGCGTCGCCTCTGGTGGTGGCCGTACAAGGAGTTCGTTAATATGGTTCGACGAGCTGCGTGGACGGCCCTCGCGGTGCGTCGGGCCGTCCCCGCAAATCGGCCACCTGACGACCGATTCCACCGCTAA
- a CDS encoding helix-turn-helix domain-containing protein — MTDTRTQIRRHVRDTPGVHFNQVGRDLDIATGQVQYHLRRLVRNDELAIERVGGRTHYFAPSFDSCERRALAFLRRETARGILVRLHADGPKRPKTLANDLDLARSTVSWHVSALVENEIVEKSADRPVTVSLARPERTAALLDEVSPSLPDRIVDRFVRTVDTIFESSTDH, encoded by the coding sequence ATGACGGACACCCGGACTCAGATCCGACGCCACGTTCGCGACACACCTGGTGTCCACTTCAACCAGGTCGGCCGCGACCTCGATATCGCGACGGGCCAGGTACAGTATCATCTCCGTCGTCTCGTCCGGAACGACGAACTCGCCATCGAGCGGGTCGGCGGACGCACGCACTACTTCGCTCCATCGTTCGATTCTTGCGAGCGACGAGCCCTCGCGTTCCTCAGACGGGAGACCGCCCGCGGGATCCTCGTCCGACTTCACGCTGACGGCCCGAAGCGGCCGAAGACCCTCGCGAATGACCTTGATCTCGCACGAAGCACGGTCTCGTGGCATGTTTCGGCGCTCGTTGAGAACGAGATTGTCGAGAAATCTGCCGACCGACCGGTAACGGTGTCACTTGCTCGTCCCGAACGGACGGCCGCCCTCCTTGACGAGGTGTCGCCCTCGTTACCCGACCGGATCGTCGATCGCTTCGTGCGTACGGTTGATACGATCTTTGAGTCCTCTACCGACCACTGA
- a CDS encoding SCO family protein, translating to MKRRTLLSGVGATTMTTTAGCTARLFGNESDGTVLGPQEDQVADSEDLAYPAYGQSLPSFELHDPIADVTIDIDELDRTAIVTGVFTFCPAECGILLRRLVTIQSRLKKAGFTGDIVFLPITFDPERDDEAQLRRNAEGIGVDLEAGNWHYLRPKSPERAKDVVEDRLGIGFERTTESSRLEGYDFTHNVVTFLVNPDGLVERAYRGEQLDRDRVVGDVRTVVKAVSDE from the coding sequence ATGAAACGTCGAACACTCCTTTCCGGGGTCGGAGCGACGACGATGACGACGACTGCGGGCTGTACTGCGCGACTGTTCGGCAACGAGTCTGATGGGACCGTGCTCGGTCCGCAAGAGGATCAAGTCGCCGACAGCGAGGACCTCGCATATCCGGCGTACGGACAGTCGCTCCCGTCGTTCGAACTCCACGACCCGATCGCAGATGTGACGATTGACATCGACGAACTCGATCGAACCGCGATCGTGACCGGTGTATTCACCTTTTGTCCGGCCGAGTGTGGGATCCTTCTCCGACGATTGGTCACCATCCAGAGCCGCCTCAAGAAGGCGGGATTCACCGGCGATATCGTGTTTCTTCCGATCACGTTCGATCCCGAGCGCGACGACGAGGCACAACTGCGACGCAACGCCGAGGGGATCGGCGTCGATCTGGAGGCCGGAAACTGGCACTATCTCCGGCCCAAGTCGCCGGAGCGGGCGAAGGATGTCGTGGAAGACCGACTGGGTATCGGTTTCGAGCGGACGACCGAGAGCTCTCGTCTGGAAGGGTACGATTTCACACACAACGTCGTGACGTTCTTAGTTAATCCCGACGGGCTCGTTGAGCGCGCCTATCGCGGTGAACAGCTCGATCGTGATCGAGTTGTCGGGGACGTTCGGACGGTCGTCAAAGCGGTTTCCGACGAGTGA
- a CDS encoding CopG family ribbon-helix-helix protein: MSVVSVSMPEELLERIDQFADDHGYTGRSEVVREGSRNLLGEFEDKKLEGRELMGVVTVLFDYETTSVEEKMMHLRHEHEDIVASNFHSHVGGHHCMELFVLEGSLEDISTFVGKIRATQDTITIDYSVSPVDDFGPLADIN, encoded by the coding sequence ATGAGCGTCGTCAGCGTCTCAATGCCGGAAGAGTTGCTCGAACGGATCGACCAATTCGCAGATGACCACGGGTATACCGGTCGCAGTGAAGTGGTCCGTGAGGGAAGTCGGAATTTGCTCGGTGAGTTTGAGGACAAGAAGCTCGAAGGTCGCGAGCTGATGGGTGTTGTTACAGTCCTTTTCGATTACGAGACGACAAGTGTCGAGGAGAAAATGATGCATCTCCGTCATGAGCATGAAGACATCGTTGCCTCGAACTTCCACAGTCATGTGGGCGGTCACCACTGTATGGAACTGTTCGTATTAGAAGGATCACTCGAAGATATTTCGACGTTCGTAGGGAAGATTCGAGCGACACAAGACACGATCACGATCGACTACTCTGTGTCGCCGGTAGATGACTTCGGCCCGCTGGCAGACATAAATTAA
- a CDS encoding ABC transporter substrate-binding protein: MQHYVMERESYYEDVPAEVTIERFNSGPSVVKAFASGEVDAALFGITPAMVLADKGTDAGILAANSRNGFKIMGTTELVDLYEQEGKAAFERFEQERGRKIRFGAPPDGSVPDIVLRYWIQEDLDLGEMESVIAKSKVPPAKAVQTIQSGDIDATIIQEPFATIISQNDDFGELAWSGDILENHPVTVLFANRKVFDDTEVAQSLVEQHTAATEFTADSQDRAAGHAASVIGSGVSEDLAKAAMESKASDFLSDPHAITDQAATMGAFVANVGNVEEPVATETLFAFDPYDTVQE; this comes from the coding sequence ATGCAACACTACGTGATGGAACGAGAGAGTTACTACGAGGACGTCCCAGCAGAGGTCACGATAGAACGGTTCAACTCTGGCCCTAGCGTCGTCAAGGCGTTCGCCAGCGGTGAAGTAGATGCCGCACTCTTCGGGATTACTCCCGCGATGGTTCTCGCCGACAAAGGTACCGACGCCGGTATCCTCGCGGCGAATTCGAGAAACGGGTTCAAAATCATGGGGACGACCGAACTCGTCGATCTCTACGAGCAGGAAGGCAAAGCGGCGTTCGAGCGCTTCGAGCAGGAGCGCGGCCGCAAGATCCGGTTCGGTGCGCCGCCCGACGGGAGTGTACCCGATATCGTCCTTCGATACTGGATCCAGGAGGATCTCGACCTCGGAGAGATGGAATCGGTCATTGCCAAATCGAAAGTCCCGCCGGCGAAGGCGGTCCAGACGATCCAGTCGGGCGATATCGACGCGACGATCATTCAAGAGCCGTTCGCGACGATTATCAGTCAGAACGATGACTTCGGGGAGCTCGCGTGGTCCGGGGACATACTGGAAAACCACCCAGTCACGGTGCTGTTCGCGAACCGGAAAGTCTTCGACGACACCGAAGTCGCCCAATCGCTAGTTGAACAACACACCGCCGCGACCGAGTTCACGGCAGACTCACAGGATCGAGCCGCCGGCCACGCCGCATCGGTGATCGGCTCCGGCGTGAGCGAGGACCTCGCGAAAGCCGCAATGGAGTCCAAGGCGTCGGATTTCCTCTCGGATCCGCACGCGATCACCGACCAAGCCGCGACGATGGGAGCGTTCGTCGCGAACGTCGGCAACGTCGAGGAACCGGTCGCGACTGAGACCCTATTCGCGTTCGATCCCTACGACACCGTTCAGGAATGA
- a CDS encoding ABC transporter permease — protein MSTRTDTRSDTPVAYGFEGNLRRYLRGLGGLAVFLLVWWVGAMMTRPSYLVPSPLDSVRAFVDLFATTTAIVVPVSGSSLVLPTGLAHLAETLFHYVPGLLLGASCGIGLGLLMGWNGALDDWLRPLVRVLRPIPPLAWIVFAIVWFGIHHTGAAFIVFIGAFWINFYAAYGGVEGVSSELTDAASMLGVERDLSMLKLVALPSAAPQVLTGFRTSIGRCWMIVVGAELFGAPGVGYEIINASNNLAMATSVAYMFLISLAFLCMDVGFRLLEGRVLAWR, from the coding sequence ATGAGCACGCGTACCGACACCAGATCCGACACGCCGGTCGCCTACGGTTTTGAGGGGAATCTGCGGCGGTATCTCCGCGGACTGGGCGGACTCGCCGTGTTCCTCCTCGTCTGGTGGGTCGGCGCGATGATGACTCGACCGTCGTACCTGGTGCCGAGCCCGCTCGACTCGGTCCGCGCGTTCGTCGATTTGTTCGCGACCACGACCGCAATCGTCGTCCCCGTCTCGGGGTCGAGTCTGGTGCTGCCGACCGGGCTTGCACACCTCGCAGAGACGTTGTTCCACTACGTTCCCGGCCTTCTCCTCGGAGCCAGTTGTGGTATCGGGCTCGGGTTGTTAATGGGCTGGAACGGGGCGCTCGACGACTGGTTACGACCGCTCGTTCGGGTACTTCGTCCGATCCCGCCGCTGGCGTGGATCGTCTTCGCGATCGTCTGGTTCGGCATTCATCACACCGGTGCGGCGTTCATCGTCTTCATCGGTGCGTTCTGGATCAACTTCTACGCCGCCTACGGTGGCGTCGAAGGCGTCTCGAGCGAGTTGACCGATGCCGCATCGATGCTCGGCGTGGAACGCGATCTCTCGATGCTGAAACTCGTCGCCCTCCCGAGTGCCGCGCCGCAAGTGCTGACTGGGTTCCGGACGAGCATCGGTCGGTGCTGGATGATCGTCGTCGGTGCCGAGCTGTTCGGCGCGCCCGGCGTCGGGTACGAGATCATCAACGCCTCGAACAACCTCGCGATGGCGACGAGCGTCGCCTACATGTTCCTGATCAGCCTGGCGTTCCTGTGTATGGACGTCGGGTTTCGCCTTCTCGAAGGGAGGGTTCTCGCATGGCGCTGA
- a CDS encoding ABC transporter ATP-binding protein has protein sequence MALSSESSNGRESREKITVRNVSRAYDSTQALEGVSLSVGKGEFCCIVGPSGCGKTTLLRAMAGLDDPDSGSILVSGDPVTGPGLDRGMVFQEYALFPWRTVRGNIRFGLDRPACGCPDCEARTRELIELVGLDGFEDAYPKELSGGMKQRVGIARALAPDPEILLMDEPFGSVDARTRDRLHAELLDIWAQTEQTVVFVTHDIDEAVKLADRVVVMDADPGTVQSTVSIDVERPRERTAHDFVEYVAQIRAELGEPEPR, from the coding sequence ATGGCGCTGAGTTCCGAGTCGTCCAACGGCCGGGAGTCACGCGAGAAGATCACTGTCCGGAACGTCAGCAGGGCGTACGACTCTACCCAAGCGCTTGAGGGTGTCTCGCTCTCGGTCGGGAAGGGTGAGTTCTGCTGTATCGTCGGTCCGTCGGGATGCGGAAAGACGACGCTGCTGCGAGCGATGGCGGGCCTCGACGACCCCGATAGCGGGTCGATACTGGTCAGCGGAGACCCGGTTACCGGCCCCGGGTTGGACCGGGGGATGGTCTTTCAGGAATACGCGCTGTTCCCGTGGCGAACGGTCCGCGGCAACATCCGGTTCGGCCTCGACCGGCCCGCGTGTGGCTGTCCCGACTGCGAGGCGCGGACTCGAGAGTTGATCGAGTTAGTAGGACTCGACGGATTCGAGGACGCGTATCCCAAGGAGCTGTCTGGCGGGATGAAACAGCGCGTCGGGATCGCTCGCGCGCTCGCGCCCGACCCGGAGATCCTCTTGATGGACGAGCCGTTCGGCAGCGTTGACGCCCGAACGCGCGACCGATTGCACGCCGAACTGCTCGATATCTGGGCGCAGACGGAACAGACGGTCGTCTTCGTTACGCACGACATCGACGAGGCAGTAAAGCTCGCTGACCGCGTGGTCGTTATGGATGCCGACCCAGGAACGGTCCAGTCGACCGTCTCGATCGACGTAGAGCGCCCACGCGAACGGACAGCACACGACTTCGTTGAGTACGTCGCGCAGATCCGGGCCGAACTTGGGGAGCCTGAACCGCGTTAG
- a CDS encoding CopG family ribbon-helix-helix protein: protein MTEQLREDLDSFAEGHGYSGRSEVIREACQALLEEYQKSDYEDRRVLATVTAGFEYDAPDIEHKMMDIRHEFESLIRSNSHNCLESNAGCVETFVIEATGDDVLKFIGTIRGTDESVSVEYTVMPVDDLDAEPSED, encoded by the coding sequence ATGACGGAGCAACTCCGAGAGGATCTCGACAGTTTTGCTGAAGGACATGGCTATAGCGGGCGCAGCGAGGTCATACGCGAAGCGTGTCAGGCACTGCTTGAAGAGTATCAAAAGAGCGATTACGAGGACCGACGTGTCTTAGCGACAGTTACTGCCGGATTTGAATATGATGCACCGGATATCGAACACAAAATGATGGACATTCGGCACGAATTCGAATCGCTGATCCGGTCGAATTCGCACAACTGCCTGGAAAGTAACGCCGGCTGTGTCGAGACGTTCGTCATCGAAGCGACTGGTGACGACGTGTTAAAATTCATCGGGACCATTCGGGGAACGGACGAGTCGGTTTCAGTCGAATACACAGTCATGCCCGTCGATGACTTGGACGCGGAACCCAGTGAAGACTGA
- a CDS encoding energy-coupling factor ABC transporter permease: MPHIHLGEGSFPLWALVLWTLIGTALISTVVYRVRKGGIKTHQIALAGIGAAASFAIFQLNIPVWGGIHMNLTGLVGIIAGPLLGAIVALVVNIFSAALGHGAVGLIGANTIINASEAIVAYYAFKTLIGMDWDVFPAGASATTLGLSAGAFLMAAIIVISGVNGSALPRGDLTVAVAGLAGLNLGVAVIEGILTGLIVQFLASVRPDLLGLAERTTQEEATGVTA, from the coding sequence ATGCCACATATCCACCTTGGAGAAGGTTCCTTCCCACTCTGGGCGCTGGTGCTTTGGACGCTGATCGGGACCGCGTTGATAAGCACCGTGGTCTACCGGGTTCGGAAAGGCGGTATCAAAACACATCAGATTGCGCTCGCGGGTATTGGAGCGGCCGCGAGTTTCGCAATTTTTCAACTGAATATCCCCGTCTGGGGTGGAATTCATATGAATCTCACCGGCTTAGTGGGTATCATCGCCGGACCGCTGCTCGGCGCGATCGTCGCGCTCGTCGTTAATATCTTCTCGGCGGCTCTCGGCCACGGAGCCGTCGGCCTAATCGGAGCAAACACTATTATCAACGCCAGTGAGGCGATCGTCGCCTACTACGCGTTTAAAACTCTGATAGGAATGGACTGGGACGTCTTCCCCGCTGGCGCGAGTGCAACGACACTCGGTCTTTCGGCAGGAGCCTTCCTGATGGCCGCGATCATCGTCATCAGTGGGGTAAACGGGAGCGCGCTACCGCGTGGTGACCTGACAGTTGCCGTGGCCGGACTCGCGGGACTCAACCTCGGTGTCGCTGTCATCGAGGGGATTCTCACCGGCCTCATCGTCCAGTTCCTCGCGTCCGTCCGTCCGGACCTCTTGGGACTCGCGGAACGTACCACTCAGGAGGAGGCCACCGGGGTGACGGCCTGA
- a CDS encoding cobalamin transport operon protein — translation MQRWKQYGGLSGLFAAFLAAGYWGFTATGGALPWAKRSSKALQRGIQEGGGGLVNLGRGIVVAGPIRKGGMMLEFGGLVLLLLLLGIGMYVYVDRYGGFGDGERASR, via the coding sequence ATGCAGCGCTGGAAGCAGTACGGCGGGTTGTCTGGCCTCTTCGCAGCCTTTCTTGCTGCTGGATACTGGGGTTTCACCGCGACCGGCGGCGCCCTTCCGTGGGCGAAGCGCTCCTCGAAGGCGCTTCAGCGCGGTATTCAAGAGGGTGGTGGAGGGCTCGTCAATTTGGGACGTGGTATCGTCGTAGCGGGCCCTATCCGAAAAGGGGGAATGATGCTCGAGTTCGGCGGACTCGTGCTCCTACTGCTGCTCCTCGGTATCGGAATGTACGTTTACGTCGACCGCTACGGCGGCTTCGGGGACGGGGAACGCGCGTCCCGGTAA
- a CDS encoding energy-coupling factor transporter transmembrane protein EcfT — translation MTTLSNHVPDPRLITAFAERRDGPMHRVNPWTKVGIIGALVLAVTVFDRLALLAGLYGTVLIVYGLAELPYRRLIGWYTLPMLFIVSVAGPLAFFEPGTPIGGALSTPLGNVSVTWAGVVLFLELSCRSLTVVTFTLTASMTTKYTDVAYMLGRLLPRPIDQVALLTYRFTFVMLETLEDLVKAALSRGANFSEFWSNKRLYARILGMTMLSAIEQSERLVKSMEARGYDGDIVLYGDVSRPPIHELFVVAGSYVAVVAYALIAVYEVGL, via the coding sequence GTGACAACGCTCTCGAACCACGTCCCGGACCCCCGACTTATCACCGCGTTCGCCGAGCGGCGGGACGGGCCGATGCACCGGGTTAACCCTTGGACGAAGGTCGGAATTATCGGCGCGCTCGTCCTCGCAGTTACGGTGTTCGACCGCCTCGCACTCCTCGCGGGACTGTACGGGACCGTCCTCATCGTCTACGGTCTGGCTGAGCTACCGTATCGGCGTCTCATCGGCTGGTACACACTCCCGATGTTGTTCATCGTCTCCGTCGCAGGGCCGCTGGCGTTTTTCGAACCGGGTACGCCGATCGGTGGTGCGCTTTCGACGCCACTCGGCAATGTCTCGGTCACGTGGGCTGGGGTCGTCCTCTTCTTAGAGCTCAGCTGTCGGTCACTTACCGTCGTCACGTTTACACTGACGGCATCAATGACGACGAAGTACACCGACGTGGCGTATATGCTTGGACGGTTGCTCCCTAGACCGATCGATCAGGTCGCGTTACTCACGTATCGGTTCACCTTTGTCATGCTCGAGACGCTCGAAGACCTCGTGAAAGCCGCACTCTCCCGTGGAGCGAACTTCTCGGAGTTTTGGTCGAACAAACGGCTGTACGCGAGAATTCTCGGCATGACGATGCTATCAGCGATCGAGCAGTCCGAACGGCTGGTCAAATCGATGGAGGCTCGCGGTTACGACGGAGACATCGTGCTGTACGGGGACGTTTCGCGACCGCCGATCCACGAACTGTTCGTCGTCGCCGGTTCGTACGTCGCCGTCGTGGCGTACGCGCTGATTGCGGTCTACGAGGTGGGGCTATGA
- a CDS encoding energy-coupling factor ABC transporter ATP-binding protein, with amino-acid sequence MHDVDFSVYPDEVVALVGGNGAGKSTLLEHLNATLVPDVGKLVVDGTPITEDNKSYARKAVGFVFQDADTQLVAPTVLDDVMFGLQNYGVPSDEAKERAREALATVDASHLEDRIPHYLSGGEKRLVGLAGVLVLEPSVVVLDEPLAGLDPERSQLVADRIEQVHQEGISVVLSTHDLDFAATVADRVCVMADGNVVGNGTPREVFYDDALLAEANLHPPSTVRIARDTGLGEEARPVTESELVRHLTAAVDSVNSNQVSSVDTTPTNR; translated from the coding sequence ATGCATGACGTCGACTTCTCGGTGTACCCCGACGAAGTCGTCGCGCTCGTCGGTGGCAACGGTGCCGGGAAGTCGACGCTGCTCGAACACCTGAACGCGACGCTCGTTCCCGACGTCGGCAAGCTTGTCGTTGACGGCACGCCAATCACCGAAGACAACAAGTCATACGCTCGGAAAGCGGTCGGATTCGTCTTTCAGGACGCCGATACGCAACTGGTCGCCCCCACGGTTCTCGACGACGTCATGTTCGGTCTCCAAAACTACGGCGTACCGAGTGACGAAGCGAAAGAGCGCGCCCGTGAGGCGCTCGCGACCGTCGACGCGAGTCACCTCGAAGACCGGATTCCCCACTACCTGAGCGGCGGCGAAAAACGTCTCGTCGGCCTCGCCGGTGTGCTGGTACTTGAACCGAGCGTAGTCGTGCTGGACGAACCACTCGCAGGACTCGATCCCGAGCGGTCACAACTCGTGGCTGACCGAATCGAACAGGTCCATCAGGAGGGTATTAGCGTCGTTCTCTCGACGCACGACCTCGACTTTGCTGCCACGGTCGCAGACCGTGTCTGCGTGATGGCCGACGGCAACGTCGTCGGGAACGGAACGCCCCGAGAGGTGTTCTACGACGACGCATTATTGGCAGAAGCCAATCTTCACCCCCCGAGTACAGTTCGTATAGCTCGCGATACGGGACTGGGAGAGGAAGCACGGCCCGTCACGGAATCCGAGCTTGTCAGGCACCTCACAGCGGCAGTTGACAGTGTGAACTCGAATCAAGTCTCATCTGTCGATACCACCCCAACGAATCGGTAG
- a CDS encoding GTP-binding protein, producing MLLNNGPIPVTVLSGSLGAGKTTTLNHILESEQELNAAVLVNDMGEVNVDADLVERESDLTQNDDEIIEMSNGCICCRLRGDMLDEVGRLADERDFEYLLVESSGISEPIPVAQTFARGFEDADFDPTGVYELDTMVSVVDAHSFWKGFDSGQALTDDSVDPQGNRVPEEALMDQIEFCDVLLLNKCDLVPDDELEGIEAVLKTLQPRAKIIQTEHGAVAPEEILNTGRFDFKWASQSAGWKRELQHGHHHESASDEHGVTSFVFDADRPFHPERLSELFTDLPDGIIRAKGFFWSAGREDAAMGLDKSGQSVRAGRKGTWVATLPKAQQERYFAARPEIRENWDEQWGDRGSELVFIGREFDQESLVTDLEDCVLSDAEMDENWNEYPDPFGRDEQRELALADD from the coding sequence GTGCTACTCAACAACGGTCCGATTCCGGTAACGGTCCTCAGCGGAAGCCTCGGCGCCGGAAAGACGACGACCCTCAATCACATTCTCGAGAGCGAGCAGGAACTGAACGCCGCGGTCCTCGTCAACGACATGGGGGAGGTAAACGTCGACGCCGACCTCGTCGAGCGTGAATCGGACCTCACGCAGAACGACGACGAGATCATCGAGATGTCGAACGGGTGTATCTGTTGTCGGCTTCGCGGCGATATGCTCGACGAGGTGGGACGGCTAGCAGACGAACGGGACTTCGAGTATCTCCTCGTCGAGTCGTCCGGAATCAGCGAGCCGATCCCGGTCGCCCAGACGTTCGCTCGCGGGTTCGAGGACGCCGACTTCGATCCCACGGGAGTGTACGAGCTCGACACGATGGTCAGCGTCGTCGACGCACACAGCTTCTGGAAGGGATTCGACTCCGGGCAGGCACTCACCGACGACTCGGTCGACCCGCAAGGGAATCGCGTTCCGGAAGAAGCGCTCATGGACCAGATCGAGTTCTGTGACGTCCTCCTGTTGAACAAGTGTGACCTCGTCCCGGACGACGAACTCGAAGGGATCGAGGCGGTGTTGAAGACGCTACAACCGCGGGCGAAGATCATTCAGACGGAACACGGTGCGGTCGCTCCCGAGGAAATCCTCAACACTGGTCGGTTCGACTTCAAGTGGGCGAGCCAATCGGCCGGCTGGAAGCGAGAACTCCAACACGGACATCACCACGAGTCGGCCTCCGACGAACACGGCGTCACGTCGTTCGTCTTCGACGCGGACCGACCGTTCCACCCCGAACGCCTCTCGGAGCTGTTCACGGACCTACCGGACGGGATCATCCGCGCGAAGGGCTTCTTCTGGTCGGCGGGTCGCGAAGACGCCGCGATGGGGCTGGACAAGTCCGGCCAGTCGGTCCGAGCCGGTCGGAAGGGGACGTGGGTCGCCACGCTCCCGAAGGCCCAACAGGAGCGCTACTTCGCCGCTCGGCCCGAGATCAGAGAGAACTGGGACGAACAGTGGGGCGATCGGGGGTCGGAACTCGTGTTTATCGGTCGCGAGTTCGACCAGGAGTCGCTCGTTACAGACCTCGAAGACTGCGTCCTCTCGGACGCGGAAATGGACGAGAACTGGAACGAGTACCCGGACCCGTTCGGTCGGGACGAGCAGCGCGAACTCGCGTTAGCCGACGACTGA